Proteins co-encoded in one Rattus rattus isolate New Zealand chromosome 5, Rrattus_CSIRO_v1, whole genome shotgun sequence genomic window:
- the Btbd3 gene encoding BTB/POZ domain-containing protein 3 isoform X2 — protein sequence MAADIFPRKKPANSSSTTVQQQHQHNLCNNNLIPAPNWQGLYPTIRERNAVMFNNDLMADVHFVVGPPGGTQRLPGHKYVLAVGSSVFHAMFYGELAEDKDEIRIPDVEPAAFLAMLKYIYCDEIDLAADTVLATLYAAKKYIVPHLARACVNFLETSLSAKNACVLLSQSCLFEEPDLTQRCWEVIDAQAELALKSEGFCDIDFQTLESILRRETLNAKEIVVFEAALNWAEVECQRQDLALSIENKRKVLGKALYLIRIPTMALDDFANGAAQSGVLTLNETNDIFLWYTASKKPELQFVSKARKGLVPQRCHRFQSCAYRSNQWRYRGRCDSIQFAVDKRVFIAGFGLYGSSCGSAEYSAKIELKRQGVVLGQNLSKYFSDGSSNTFPVWFEYPVQIEPDTFYTASVVLDGNELSYFGQEGMTEVQCGKVTVQFQCSSDSTNGTGVQGGQIPELIFYA from the exons atggctGCTGATATATTCCCCCGTAAGAAGCCGGCCAACTCCAGCAGCACCACTgtccagcagcagcaccagcacaaCCTCTGTAACAACAACCTCATCCCGGCCCCCAACTGGCAGGGTCTTTATCCCACCATCAGAGAAAG AAATGCGGTGATGTTCAATAATGACTTGATGGCAGATGTACATTTTGTGGTTGGGCCACCAGGTGGGACTCAGCGGTTGCCAGGACACAAA taCGTCCTAGCTGTTGGGAGCTCAGTGTTCCATGCAATGTTTTATGGAGAACTTGCTGAGGACAAAGATGAAATCCGAATACCAGACGTCGAGCCTGCTGCTTTCCTTGCCATGCTGAA ATACATCTATTGTGATGAAATTGACTTGGCTGCAGACACAGTGCTGGCCACACTGTATGCTGCCAAAAAGTACATAGTTCCTCACCTTGCCAGAGCCTGTGTTAATTTCCTGGAGACCAGCCTAAGCGCCAAGAACGCCTGCGTCCTCCTCTCTCAGAGCTGCCTGTTTGAGGAGCCGGACCTGACACAGCGTTGCTGGGAGGTGATTGATGCCCAAGCCGAGTTAGCCCTCAAGTCTGAGGGATTCTGTGACATCGACTTCCAGACACTCGAAAGTATCCTCCGCAGGGAAACGCTGAATGCCAAAGAAATAGTGGTTTTTGAGGCAGCCCTGAACTGGGCTGAAGTAGAATGCCAGCGGCAAGATCTGGCCTTGAGCATTGAAAATAAACGCAAAGTCCTAGGAAAGGCCCTGTACTTGATCCGCATCCCCACCATGGCCCTGGATGACTTTGCAAATGGTGCTGCACAGTCCGGGGTATTAACTCTCAATGAGACCAATGACATCTTCCTCTGGTATACCGCGTCCAAAAAACCGGAGCTGCAATTCGTGAGTAAAGCCCGCAAGGGCCTGGTTCCCCAGCGATGTCATCGATTCCAGTCATGTGCCTATCGGAGCAATCAGTGGCGCTATCGGGGTCGCTGTGACAGCATCCAGTTTGCAGTTGATAAGAGGGTGTTCATTGCAGGCTTTGGGCTGTACGGCTCGAGCTGTGGCTCTGCAGAGTACAGCGCTAAGATTGAACTCAAACGGCAAGGCGTTGTCCTGGGCCAGAACTTGAGCAAGTACTTCTCAGATGGATCCAGTAATACCTTCCCTGTGTGGTTTGAATATCCAGTGCAGATCGAGCCAGACACCTTCTACACAGCCAGTGTGGTGCTGGATGGCAATGAACTCAGCTACTTTGGACAAGAAGGCATGACGGAAGTTCAGTGTGGCAAGGTGACTGTCCAGTTCCAGTGCTCCTCAGACAGCACCAATGGCACTGGTGTACAGGGAGGGCAGATCCCCGAACTCATATTCTATGCCTGA
- the Btbd3 gene encoding BTB/POZ domain-containing protein 3 isoform X1 produces MVDDKEKNMKCLTFFLMLPETVKNRSKKGSKKANSSSGGGSGGGSGSSKLPPVCYEIITLKTKKKKKMAADIFPRKKPANSSSTTVQQQHQHNLCNNNLIPAPNWQGLYPTIRERNAVMFNNDLMADVHFVVGPPGGTQRLPGHKYVLAVGSSVFHAMFYGELAEDKDEIRIPDVEPAAFLAMLKYIYCDEIDLAADTVLATLYAAKKYIVPHLARACVNFLETSLSAKNACVLLSQSCLFEEPDLTQRCWEVIDAQAELALKSEGFCDIDFQTLESILRRETLNAKEIVVFEAALNWAEVECQRQDLALSIENKRKVLGKALYLIRIPTMALDDFANGAAQSGVLTLNETNDIFLWYTASKKPELQFVSKARKGLVPQRCHRFQSCAYRSNQWRYRGRCDSIQFAVDKRVFIAGFGLYGSSCGSAEYSAKIELKRQGVVLGQNLSKYFSDGSSNTFPVWFEYPVQIEPDTFYTASVVLDGNELSYFGQEGMTEVQCGKVTVQFQCSSDSTNGTGVQGGQIPELIFYA; encoded by the exons ATGGTAGatgataaagaaaagaacatgaaatgTCTCACCTTCTTCTTGATGCTTCCAGAGACAGTAAAGAACAGGTCCAAAAAAGgttcaaagaaagcaaacagcagcagtggtggcgGCAGCGGCGGTGGCAGTGGGAGCAGCAAGTTGCCCCCAGTTTGTTATGAAATAATTACCTTGAAgactaaaaagaagaagaagatggctGCTGATATATTCCCCCGTAAGAAGCCGGCCAACTCCAGCAGCACCACTgtccagcagcagcaccagcacaaCCTCTGTAACAACAACCTCATCCCGGCCCCCAACTGGCAGGGTCTTTATCCCACCATCAGAGAAAG AAATGCGGTGATGTTCAATAATGACTTGATGGCAGATGTACATTTTGTGGTTGGGCCACCAGGTGGGACTCAGCGGTTGCCAGGACACAAA taCGTCCTAGCTGTTGGGAGCTCAGTGTTCCATGCAATGTTTTATGGAGAACTTGCTGAGGACAAAGATGAAATCCGAATACCAGACGTCGAGCCTGCTGCTTTCCTTGCCATGCTGAA ATACATCTATTGTGATGAAATTGACTTGGCTGCAGACACAGTGCTGGCCACACTGTATGCTGCCAAAAAGTACATAGTTCCTCACCTTGCCAGAGCCTGTGTTAATTTCCTGGAGACCAGCCTAAGCGCCAAGAACGCCTGCGTCCTCCTCTCTCAGAGCTGCCTGTTTGAGGAGCCGGACCTGACACAGCGTTGCTGGGAGGTGATTGATGCCCAAGCCGAGTTAGCCCTCAAGTCTGAGGGATTCTGTGACATCGACTTCCAGACACTCGAAAGTATCCTCCGCAGGGAAACGCTGAATGCCAAAGAAATAGTGGTTTTTGAGGCAGCCCTGAACTGGGCTGAAGTAGAATGCCAGCGGCAAGATCTGGCCTTGAGCATTGAAAATAAACGCAAAGTCCTAGGAAAGGCCCTGTACTTGATCCGCATCCCCACCATGGCCCTGGATGACTTTGCAAATGGTGCTGCACAGTCCGGGGTATTAACTCTCAATGAGACCAATGACATCTTCCTCTGGTATACCGCGTCCAAAAAACCGGAGCTGCAATTCGTGAGTAAAGCCCGCAAGGGCCTGGTTCCCCAGCGATGTCATCGATTCCAGTCATGTGCCTATCGGAGCAATCAGTGGCGCTATCGGGGTCGCTGTGACAGCATCCAGTTTGCAGTTGATAAGAGGGTGTTCATTGCAGGCTTTGGGCTGTACGGCTCGAGCTGTGGCTCTGCAGAGTACAGCGCTAAGATTGAACTCAAACGGCAAGGCGTTGTCCTGGGCCAGAACTTGAGCAAGTACTTCTCAGATGGATCCAGTAATACCTTCCCTGTGTGGTTTGAATATCCAGTGCAGATCGAGCCAGACACCTTCTACACAGCCAGTGTGGTGCTGGATGGCAATGAACTCAGCTACTTTGGACAAGAAGGCATGACGGAAGTTCAGTGTGGCAAGGTGACTGTCCAGTTCCAGTGCTCCTCAGACAGCACCAATGGCACTGGTGTACAGGGAGGGCAGATCCCCGAACTCATATTCTATGCCTGA